The Actinopolymorpha sp. NPDC004070 genome includes the window GTTCCACACCGGCGGTGTCGCGGGTGAGGACATCACGCACGGTCTGCCGCGTGTGGTCGAGTTGTTCGAGGCGCGCCAGCCCAAGGGGAAGGCGCCCATCTCGGAGGCCTCCGGCCGGGTTCGGATCGAGGACTCCGAGAAGAGCCGCAAGATCGTGGTCATCCCCGACGACGGCAGCGAGGAGACGGCCTACCCCGTCTCCAAGCGGTCCCGCCTGCTCGTCGAGGAAGGCACCCACGTCGAGGTGGGTCAGCAGCTCACGCACGGTACGCCCGACCCGCAGGACGTGCTCCGCGTCCTGGGTATGCGCGCCGTCCAGCAGCACCTCGTGGACGAGGTCCAGGAGGTCTACCGCTCGCAGGGTGTGGCAATCCACGACAAGCACATCGAGACGATCGTCCGGCAGATGCTGCGGCGGGTCACCGTGATCGAGTCGGGCGACTCCGAACTCCTTCCCGGCGAGCTGGCCGAGCGGATCCGGTTCGAGGAGGAGAACCGTCGCGTCGTCGCCGAAGGCGGCACGCCGGCCTCCGGTCGTCCGGTGCTCATGGGTATCACCAAGGCGTCGCTGGCGACCGACTCGTGGCTGTCGGCCGCGTCCTTCCAGGAGACCACCAAGGTCCTCACGGAGGCCGCGATCAACGGCAAGAGCGACTCGCTGCGGGGTTTGAAGGAGAACGTCATCATCGGAAAGCTCATCCCGGCTGGTACCGGCATGGACCGTTACCGCAACATCCGGGTGGAGCCGACCGAGGAGGCGAAGGCCGCGATGTACTCCATGGTGGGCTACGAGGGCTACGACGCCGACTACTCGTTCGGCGCGGGCTCCGGCGAAGCGGTCCGCCTGGAGGACTTCGACTTCGGCGGCTACACCAGCTGACCCGTTCGATCCGTCCGGCCCGGCCGTCATGGCCGGGCCGGGTGGATCGGGGGATCGGTGAGGTCTGTGTCGGACCGACCTGTTGGTCGGCTTCGGCCCGAATGCACAGCAGCAGAACCATCCACTACGACGCCGCGGGCGGCGTCCGGCTCGGCGACGGGCCGGGCGACCGCCCGCGACGGGTTACCCGGCAGCTCGGCCGTCGGAGTCCCGGCCGGTTCGGGCAGACCCCGCTTCCAGTCGGCCCGCCGGGCCGGTGCGGAGGGGCCGGTCGGCCCGGCGCGCCGGGAGACGCGTAGCATTCCCCTGGTGTGTAGGGTGTGCGACGGGGCCGGGAACGATCCGTTTTGACCTTCGAGGGCCATGCGGGTAATGTTCGACGTCGTGCCTGGCTGTAGCTGGGCATTCATGTGTGCCCTTGAGGGCGTGCGTGAGGTCTTCAGATCCGTCGTTCGAGGCAATCTCGGCGACTGGGCCCCGTGGCGACACACCCGACCGCGGGGGTCGCGCGGTGAGCCCAGTGAGACGCCGCCGCCGCGAAGACAGTCACACCGGAGAGACAGTCCACCGAGCAGAAGAGGGAACGACGCGGTGCCCACGATCCAGCAGTTGGTCCGCAAGGGCCGCAAGGACAAGGTGTCCAAGAACAAGACGCCGGCGCTCAAGGGTTCGCCCCAGCGGCGTGGCGTGTGCATGCGCGTCTACACCACCACCCCTCGTAAGCCCAACTCCGCTCTGCGCAAGGTCGCCCGTGTGCGGCTGACCAGCCAGATCGAGGTCACGGCCTACATCCCCGGCGTCGGCCACAACCTCCAGGAGCACTCGATGGTGCTCGTGCGCGGTGGCCGGGTGGCGGACCTCCCCGGTGTGCGTTACAAGATCGTCCGCGGCTCCCTCGACACCCAGGGTGTGAAGGGTCGCAAGCAGGCCCGCAGCCTCTACGGCGCCAAGAAGGAGAAGAGCTAATGCCGCGCAAGGGTCCGGCTCCGAAGCGTCAGCCGATCGTCGACCCGGTCTACGCGTCGCCGCTGGTGAGTCAGCTGATCAACAAGATCCTCCGGAGCGGCAAGAAGCAGCTCGCGCAGCGCATCGTCTACACCGCGCTCGAGGGTTGCCGCGAGAAGACCGGCACCGACCCGGTGATCACCCTCAAGCGTGCGCTCGACAACGTGAAGCCGTCGCTCGAGGTGAAGAGCCGTCGTGTCGGTGGTGCCACCTACCAGGTGCCCATCGAGGTCCGCCCCGGTCGCTCGACGACGCTGGCCCTGCGCTGGCTGGTGAGCTACTCCCAGTCCCGCCGCGAGAAGGCCATGTCCGAGCGCCTGATGAACGAGATCCTGGACGCCTCCAACGGGCTCGGCGCGAGCGTCAAGCGTCGCGAGGACACCCACAAGATGGCGGAGTCCAACAAGGCGTTCGCGCACTACCGCTGGTAGACCAGGCGCCTGCTACGGGCAGGACGCGCCGACACCGGCCGCATCTGCTCCCATCTGCCGACTGAACTGCCGAGACCCGAGAGAACCGACTGCCTGATGGCGACCAACCTTCGCACCGTTGATCTGGCCAAGGTCCGCAACATCGGAATCATGGCCCACATCGACGCGGGCAAGACCACCACCACCGAACGGATCCTGTTCTACACCGGCATCACGTACAAGATCGGTGAAGTCCACGAGGGCGCTGCCGTCATGGACTGGATGGAGCAGGAGCAGGAGCGCGGCATCACGATCACGTCCGCCGCGACGACCTGTCACTGGAAAGACAACACGATCACGATCATCGACACCCCGGGCCACGTCGACTTCACCGTCGAGGTGGAGCGCAACCTCCGGGTGCTCGACGGTGCGGTCGCGGTGTTCGACGGCGTCGCGGGCGTCGAGCCACAGTCGGAGACGGTGTGGCGCCAGGCGGACCGGTACAAGGTCCCGCGGATGTGCTTCGTCAACAAGCTCGACCGCGTGGGCGCGGAGTTCCACCGCTGCGTCGACATGATCGTGACCCGGCTCAACGCCGTCCCCGCCGTGCTGCAGCTCCCGCTGGGTGCCGAGGCCGACTTCATCGGGGTCATCGACCTCGTGGAGCAGCGGGCCCTCACCTGGCGCGGAGAGACGCAGAAGGGCGAGGACTACGCGATCGAGGAGATCCCGGCGTCCCACCAGGAGGCCGCAGCCACCTGGCGCGACCGCCTGATCGAGACCGTCGCCGAGGCCGACGACGAGATCATGGAGCTCTACCTCGAGGGCGAGGAGCCCACGGTGCCGCAGCTCAAGGCGGCGATCCGGCGCGCGACCATCGCCGACAAGATCACTCCGGTGCTCTGCGGCACGGCGTTCAAGAACAAGGGCGTGCAGCCCCTGCTCGACGCCGTGATCGACTACCTCCCGTCGCCGCTCGACGTGGGCGCCGTCCAGGGGCACTCGCTCCGCGACGAGTCCGAGATCATCGAGCGCGAGCCCGACGAGGACGGCCCGCTGGCCGCGCTGGCGTTCAAGATCATGAGCGACCCGCACCTCGGCAAGCTGACCTACCTGCGCATCTACTCCGGCACGCTCACCGCCGGCACCCAGGTGCTGAACAGCACCAAGGACCGCAAGGAGCGGATCGGCAAGATCTACCGCATGCACGCCAACAAGCGTGAGGAGATCGAGAAGGCGTCCGCCGGCCAGATCGTCGCGGTGATGGGTCTGAAGCAGACCACCACCGGTGAGACGCTCTGTGGCCCGGAGGCGCCGATCATCCTGGAGTCGATGAACTTCCCGGCTCCGGTGATCTCGGTCGCGATCGAGCCGAAGACCAAGAGCGACCAGGAGAAGCTGTCGGGCGCCATCCAGCGGCTGGCCGAGGAGGACCCGACCTTCCAGGTCCGCACCGACCAGGAGACCGGTCAGACGATCATCTCCGGAATGGGCGAGCTGCACCTGGACATCCTGGTCGACCGGATGAAGCGAGAGTTCCGCGTCGAGGCCAACGTCGGCAAGCCGCAGGTGGCCTACCGCGAGACGATCCGCAACAAGGTCGAAAAGGTTGAGTACACCCACAAGAAGCAGACGGGTGGCTCGGGGCAGTTCGGCCGGGTGATCATCGACCTCGAGCCCACCGGTGGCGAAGGCGACGGCGGCTACGAGTTCGTCAACGCGGTCAGCGGTGGCCGGATCCCGCGGGAGTACATCCCCGCGGTCGACGAGGGCATCCAGGAGGCCATGGAGTTCGGCGTGCTCGCCGGATACCCGATGGTCGACATCAAGGTCACCCTGCAGGACGGCGCCTACCACGACGTCGACTCCTCCGAACTCGCCTTCAAGATCGCCGGCTCGATGGCATTCAAGGAGGCGGCGCGTCGCGCCAAGCCCACCTTGCTCGAGCCGATCTTCAAGGTCGAGGTCACCACACCGGACGACTATCTCGGTGAGGTGATCGGTGACATCAACAGCCGCCGCGGGCATGTCCAGAAGATGGACGAGTTCGCCGGCAACCGGGTCATCACGGCGCTTGTTCCGCTGTCGGAGACCTTCGGGTACGTTGGCGACCTGCGAAGCAAGACCCAGGGTCGTGCCGTGCCCCACATGGAGTTCCACTCCTACGCCGAGGTTCCCAGGACCGTGGCGGAAGAGATTGTGAAGAAGGTACGGGGCGAGTAACCCGCCCACGCCATCAGTCCGTATAGTTCCGCGCCTAGTCCGAACGGCGTAGATAG containing:
- the rpsL gene encoding 30S ribosomal protein S12 → MPTIQQLVRKGRKDKVSKNKTPALKGSPQRRGVCMRVYTTTPRKPNSALRKVARVRLTSQIEVTAYIPGVGHNLQEHSMVLVRGGRVADLPGVRYKIVRGSLDTQGVKGRKQARSLYGAKKEKS
- the rpsG gene encoding 30S ribosomal protein S7, translating into MPRKGPAPKRQPIVDPVYASPLVSQLINKILRSGKKQLAQRIVYTALEGCREKTGTDPVITLKRALDNVKPSLEVKSRRVGGATYQVPIEVRPGRSTTLALRWLVSYSQSRREKAMSERLMNEILDASNGLGASVKRREDTHKMAESNKAFAHYRW
- the fusA gene encoding elongation factor G — encoded protein: MATNLRTVDLAKVRNIGIMAHIDAGKTTTTERILFYTGITYKIGEVHEGAAVMDWMEQEQERGITITSAATTCHWKDNTITIIDTPGHVDFTVEVERNLRVLDGAVAVFDGVAGVEPQSETVWRQADRYKVPRMCFVNKLDRVGAEFHRCVDMIVTRLNAVPAVLQLPLGAEADFIGVIDLVEQRALTWRGETQKGEDYAIEEIPASHQEAAATWRDRLIETVAEADDEIMELYLEGEEPTVPQLKAAIRRATIADKITPVLCGTAFKNKGVQPLLDAVIDYLPSPLDVGAVQGHSLRDESEIIEREPDEDGPLAALAFKIMSDPHLGKLTYLRIYSGTLTAGTQVLNSTKDRKERIGKIYRMHANKREEIEKASAGQIVAVMGLKQTTTGETLCGPEAPIILESMNFPAPVISVAIEPKTKSDQEKLSGAIQRLAEEDPTFQVRTDQETGQTIISGMGELHLDILVDRMKREFRVEANVGKPQVAYRETIRNKVEKVEYTHKKQTGGSGQFGRVIIDLEPTGGEGDGGYEFVNAVSGGRIPREYIPAVDEGIQEAMEFGVLAGYPMVDIKVTLQDGAYHDVDSSELAFKIAGSMAFKEAARRAKPTLLEPIFKVEVTTPDDYLGEVIGDINSRRGHVQKMDEFAGNRVITALVPLSETFGYVGDLRSKTQGRAVPHMEFHSYAEVPRTVAEEIVKKVRGE